A stretch of DNA from Actinomycetota bacterium:
GATTCCCGCGATCGCCTGCCGGAAAGGAGACTTTAGTATGTCTGAGGCTATCGCGACCATGCTGGCCGGGCTGCAGGAGGACGAGGTCCTGGCGGAGGTCCGCAAGGTCCTCGATGAAGGGGGCGACCCCCTCTCGCTGGTGGAAGGCCTGAGGGAGGGCATGTCCGAGGTGGGAAGGCGTTTCGAGGACAAGGAGTACTTCCTCTCGGAGTTGATCATGTCCGCGGAGATCTTCAAGGAGGCCATCGCCCTCATCGAGCCGCACCTCGAGGCGGGAGCGGGCCCCACCAGGGGGAGCGTGGTCATCGGCACCGTGAAGGGAGACATCCACGACATCGGCAAGAACATCGTTGCCACCCTGCTGCGCTGCGAGGGTTACGACGTCCACGACCTCGGTGTTGACGTCGCCCCCGAGGCCTTCGTGGGCAAACTCAAGGACACCGGCGCTTCCCTTCTGGCCCTCTCGGGCCTCTTGACCCTGGCCTTCGATTCCATGAAGGAGACGGTGGAGAGCCTGGCCGAGGCGGGGCTGCGGGACA
This window harbors:
- a CDS encoding cobalamin-dependent protein (Presence of a B(12) (cobalamin)-binding domain implies dependence on cobalamin itself, in one of its several forms, or in some unusual lineages, dependence on a cobalamin-like analog.), encoding MSEAIATMLAGLQEDEVLAEVRKVLDEGGDPLSLVEGLREGMSEVGRRFEDKEYFLSELIMSAEIFKEAIALIEPHLEAGAGPTRGSVVIGTVKGDIHDIGKNIVATLLRCEGYDVHDLGVDVAPEAFVGKLKDTGASLLALSGLLTLAFDSMKETVESLAEAGLRDRVKVIIGGGPVNGKVVEYSGADAFGVDAAHAVKLAAGYLGA